Proteins encoded together in one Rhizobium bangladeshense window:
- a CDS encoding glycoside hydrolase family 2 protein: MIEKTELNSGWTLSCNDTGRSGLPAAIPATVPGCVHLDLLANRLIPDPYIDVNEITNDWIGRTDWTYRCRFEAAPDEGKVQELVFDGIDTVAVITLNGEEIDGSFNMHRTYRFDVSALLKSGANDLAVTFRSAYAYGAEMEKHYGYRPNNYPGPGNLMRKMACNFGWDWGPTLVTAGLWKPVRLESWDRARFAETRVSASLAGGDGLVKVHAKLARHGDAGTCRLVAEIGGMTTKIAIGAGQDQISCELRLPSPQLWWPHHLGAQPLYRMTLRLIDEASGDLLDSFERELGFRSLRLDTSADEHGSAFTFVINDVPLFIAGANWIPDDCFPSRVTGERYAARIEEAKAANIHMLRVWGGGIFESEEFYAACDRLGMLVWQDFLFACAAYPEEEPLRSEVEAEVRDNVVRLMPHVSLILWNGNNENIWGFDEWGWRPVIKQGESWGLGYYLDLLPKLCSELDPDRPYYPGSPYSGWMEIEPNADGHGCKHIWDVWNDVGYEVYRNYVPRFCSEFGWQAPPAWATIEESVHDQPLTPRSNGVFHHQKATQGNEKLIRGLAGHLPEPRTMDDWHFATQLNQARAIRFGIEHMRSHRNICKGAVVWQFNDCWPVTSWAALDSAGRRKPLWYALKAAYDPRLLTIQPRGGGLAAVAVNERTLFWRAKISGRRLKLGGAVLAEFEFWRLLCDRFEAKEFPLPDDIVRPDLPKDEVVVVDMLDRRAFHYFVEDIDLNLPPPRVSVDVTAIEDGYAVKVTAEKFLKDLCLMADRLDPDAVVDSMLVTLLPGESHMFFVRTAKTIVVQDIVIGTVLRSANDLVAGR, translated from the coding sequence ATGATCGAAAAGACCGAGCTCAATTCCGGCTGGACGCTTAGCTGTAACGATACAGGAAGATCAGGCCTGCCCGCCGCCATTCCCGCAACGGTGCCGGGATGCGTGCATCTCGACCTTCTCGCCAACCGGCTGATCCCCGATCCCTATATCGACGTCAACGAGATCACAAACGACTGGATCGGCAGGACCGACTGGACCTATCGCTGCAGATTCGAGGCCGCGCCGGATGAGGGCAAAGTGCAGGAGCTCGTCTTCGACGGGATCGATACTGTCGCGGTGATCACGTTGAACGGCGAGGAGATCGACGGTAGCTTCAATATGCACCGCACCTATCGCTTCGACGTTTCGGCCCTGCTGAAGTCAGGCGCAAACGACCTTGCCGTCACCTTCCGCTCCGCCTACGCCTATGGCGCGGAGATGGAGAAGCATTACGGCTATCGGCCAAACAACTATCCGGGGCCGGGCAATCTGATGCGCAAGATGGCCTGCAATTTCGGCTGGGACTGGGGGCCGACGCTGGTGACAGCGGGCCTTTGGAAGCCTGTCCGGCTGGAGAGCTGGGACCGGGCGCGGTTCGCCGAGACACGTGTGTCTGCAAGCCTTGCCGGCGGCGACGGACTGGTGAAGGTGCATGCGAAGCTGGCGCGCCACGGCGATGCCGGGACGTGCCGGCTGGTCGCAGAGATCGGCGGAATGACCACCAAAATAGCGATCGGCGCTGGGCAAGACCAGATTTCCTGCGAACTTCGTCTCCCCTCGCCACAGCTCTGGTGGCCACACCATCTCGGCGCGCAGCCGCTCTATCGGATGACGCTGAGGCTGATCGACGAGGCCAGCGGCGATCTGCTCGACAGTTTTGAGCGCGAGCTCGGCTTCCGTTCGCTCCGACTCGACACCTCAGCCGACGAGCACGGCTCGGCCTTCACCTTCGTCATCAACGACGTGCCGCTCTTCATCGCAGGGGCGAACTGGATCCCCGACGATTGTTTCCCGTCCCGCGTCACGGGCGAACGTTATGCCGCCAGGATAGAAGAGGCAAAGGCCGCCAATATCCACATGTTGCGCGTCTGGGGCGGCGGCATTTTCGAGAGCGAGGAATTCTACGCGGCCTGCGACCGCTTGGGCATGCTGGTCTGGCAGGATTTCCTCTTTGCCTGCGCCGCCTATCCGGAGGAGGAACCGCTTCGAAGCGAGGTCGAGGCGGAGGTGCGCGACAATGTCGTGCGTCTGATGCCGCATGTCTCATTGATCCTCTGGAACGGCAATAACGAGAATATCTGGGGTTTCGACGAATGGGGGTGGCGACCGGTCATCAAGCAAGGCGAGAGCTGGGGGCTCGGCTATTATCTCGACCTGCTGCCAAAACTCTGCAGTGAGCTCGATCCCGACCGGCCCTATTATCCCGGCAGCCCCTATTCCGGCTGGATGGAGATCGAGCCCAATGCCGACGGACATGGCTGCAAACATATCTGGGACGTGTGGAACGATGTCGGCTACGAGGTCTACCGCAACTATGTCCCGCGCTTCTGCTCCGAATTCGGCTGGCAGGCGCCGCCCGCCTGGGCAACGATCGAAGAAAGCGTGCATGACCAGCCGCTAACCCCGCGATCGAATGGCGTCTTCCACCATCAGAAGGCGACGCAGGGCAATGAGAAGCTGATCCGCGGTCTTGCCGGGCACCTGCCGGAACCGAGGACGATGGACGATTGGCACTTCGCCACCCAGCTCAACCAGGCGCGCGCCATCCGCTTCGGCATCGAGCACATGCGCTCGCATCGGAATATCTGCAAGGGTGCGGTGGTCTGGCAGTTCAACGACTGCTGGCCGGTGACCTCCTGGGCGGCACTCGATTCGGCCGGGCGCCGCAAGCCGCTCTGGTATGCGCTAAAGGCAGCCTATGATCCGCGCCTGCTGACGATTCAGCCCCGCGGCGGCGGACTGGCCGCGGTTGCCGTCAACGAGAGGACGCTGTTCTGGCGGGCGAAGATCAGCGGCAGACGTTTGAAACTCGGCGGCGCCGTGCTTGCCGAATTCGAATTTTGGCGCCTGCTCTGCGACCGCTTCGAAGCCAAGGAATTTCCGCTGCCGGACGACATCGTCAGGCCGGACTTACCGAAGGACGAGGTCGTTGTCGTCGACATGCTCGACCGGCGGGCGTTTCACTATTTCGTCGAGGATATTGACCTTAACCTGCCGCCGCCGCGAGTGAGCGTCGATGTGACTGCGATAGAGGATGGCTACGCGGTCAAGGTGACAGCCGAGAAATTTCTCAAGGACCTCTGCCTGATGGCCGACCGGCTAGATCCGGATGCGGTCGTCGATTCGATGCTCGTGACGCTGCTGCCGGGAGAGAGCCACATGTTTTTCGTGAGGACGGCGAAGACGATCGTCGTCCAAGACATCGTCATCGGGACGGTGCTGCGTTCGGCCAATGATCTTGTCGCGGGTCGCTGA
- a CDS encoding VOC family protein → MAKMIHSMIRVLDEARSVDFYSKAFGLSVADRVDFDTFTLIYLSNAETGFELELTVNKGRIEPYDLGKGYGHLAVSVEEVAIERERMVRLGLKPSELVELNRDGKLFGLFFFISDPDDYKIEVLQRHGRFL, encoded by the coding sequence TTGGCGAAGATGATCCACTCCATGATCCGCGTTCTCGACGAGGCGCGCTCGGTCGACTTCTACAGCAAGGCTTTCGGCCTCTCGGTCGCCGACCGTGTCGATTTCGACACTTTCACGCTGATCTATCTCAGCAATGCCGAGACCGGCTTCGAGCTGGAGCTGACCGTCAACAAGGGCCGCATCGAACCCTATGATCTCGGCAAAGGCTATGGCCATCTCGCCGTCTCGGTCGAAGAAGTCGCCATCGAGCGCGAGCGCATGGTTAGACTCGGGCTCAAACCAAGCGAGCTGGTGGAGCTCAACCGCGACGGCAAGTTGTTCGGCCTGTTCTTCTTCATCAGCGATCCCGACGATTACAAGATCGAAGTGCTGCAGCGACACGGCCGGTTTCTCTAA
- a CDS encoding ABC transporter permease, whose translation MKLVVANFFRLAALALLLILLFRTEWLSFLLAPLTSNNAPAVYTQNSLASLALGHLQLVIGSIACSAVLAVLGGIFVTRQSGADFLPLSRAIANAGQTFPPVAVLALAVPATGFGAMPTLIALFLYGLLPIFENTVAGLKQVSPQVLDAADGMGMNATQRLVRVELPLALPLILEGLKVATVINIGTATIGSTVAAKGLGEVIIAGLISDNTAFILQGGLIVGLMAVLIYDAMGVMEAAITRRIGLRAA comes from the coding sequence ATGAAACTCGTCGTCGCCAATTTCTTCCGTCTGGCGGCACTCGCCCTGCTCTTGATCCTGCTGTTCAGGACGGAGTGGCTTTCCTTCCTGCTTGCGCCGCTGACGAGCAACAACGCGCCTGCCGTCTATACCCAGAACAGCCTTGCCTCGCTTGCGCTCGGGCATCTGCAGCTCGTCATCGGCTCGATCGCCTGCAGTGCCGTGCTCGCCGTTCTCGGCGGCATCTTCGTGACGCGGCAAAGCGGTGCCGACTTTCTGCCGCTGTCGCGCGCCATCGCCAATGCCGGCCAGACCTTTCCGCCGGTCGCGGTGTTGGCGCTCGCCGTGCCAGCCACCGGCTTCGGTGCCATGCCGACGCTGATCGCGCTCTTTCTCTACGGGCTGCTGCCGATCTTCGAAAACACCGTCGCCGGCTTGAAGCAGGTGTCGCCACAGGTTCTCGACGCTGCCGACGGCATGGGCATGAATGCGACGCAGCGGCTGGTGCGCGTCGAGCTGCCGCTTGCCCTGCCGCTGATCCTCGAGGGCCTGAAGGTTGCGACCGTCATCAATATCGGCACGGCGACGATCGGCTCGACGGTCGCGGCAAAGGGCCTCGGCGAAGTGATCATCGCCGGATTGATATCGGACAATACCGCCTTCATCCTGCAGGGCGGGCTGATCGTCGGGCTGATGGCGGTGCTGATCTACGACGCGATGGGCGTCATGGAAGCGGCGATCACGCGAAGAATCGGCTTGCGCGCGGCGTAA
- a CDS encoding ABC transporter ATP-binding protein: MSMIEISNVTKRYGAATVVDNVSMRVEKGEITVIVGTSGSGKSTLMRMINRLVPITEGEIFVDGKNVMDVEVTELRRRIGYAIQGHGLFPHRTVAQNIATVPQLLEWDSARIAARVEELLGLFNLDPADFADKYPHQLSGGQQQRVGVARALAAEPELLLMDEPFGALDPVIRGKAQDDLLAIQKQFGTTIILVTHDMDEAFHLGNQIAVMSQGKLLQCSTPEKILTEPADPFVQQLTGTSDRALKLMSLLPLKESMEPAKSGLAYALPQSLSLRDALAEMIWQGVDEAAVQDNDKAAVGSISMTRLLELGRKA; encoded by the coding sequence ATGAGCATGATCGAAATCAGCAACGTCACCAAGCGTTATGGTGCAGCCACCGTCGTCGACAATGTCTCGATGCGCGTCGAGAAGGGCGAGATCACCGTCATCGTCGGCACATCGGGCTCCGGCAAATCGACGCTGATGCGAATGATCAACCGGCTGGTGCCGATCACCGAAGGCGAGATCTTCGTCGACGGGAAGAATGTGATGGACGTCGAGGTGACCGAGCTTCGCCGCCGGATCGGCTACGCCATCCAGGGACACGGCCTCTTCCCGCATCGGACCGTGGCGCAGAATATCGCCACCGTGCCGCAGCTGCTCGAATGGGATTCGGCACGCATCGCCGCCCGCGTCGAGGAGCTGCTCGGGCTTTTCAATCTCGATCCGGCTGATTTCGCCGACAAATATCCACATCAGCTTTCCGGCGGCCAGCAGCAGCGCGTCGGGGTCGCCCGGGCGCTTGCAGCCGAGCCGGAACTGCTCTTGATGGACGAGCCTTTCGGCGCGCTCGATCCCGTCATCCGCGGCAAGGCGCAGGACGACCTCCTTGCGATCCAGAAGCAGTTCGGCACGACCATCATCCTCGTCACTCACGACATGGACGAGGCCTTCCATCTCGGCAACCAGATCGCGGTGATGAGCCAGGGCAAATTGCTGCAATGTTCGACGCCGGAAAAGATCCTTACCGAACCCGCCGATCCCTTCGTGCAGCAACTGACCGGCACCTCCGACCGGGCGCTGAAGCTGATGTCGCTGCTGCCGCTGAAGGAGAGCATGGAGCCGGCCAAGAGCGGTCTCGCCTATGCCCTGCCGCAGTCGCTCAGCCTGCGCGACGCGCTGGCCGAAATGATCTGGCAGGGAGTCGACGAAGCGGCCGTCCAGGATAACGACAAGGCCGCCGTCGGATCGATTTCGATGACGCGGCTGCTCGAGCTGGGCCGCAAGGCATGA
- a CDS encoding ABC transporter permease, producing the protein MEESSTVRRLDRLGVVLVAGGIAATALMPFIYVKANRIAAGKPMLLTQLLPQPSVIVLTVLLLLTAIATLFLANALARLAIATLSLAALIAAIGLVSTAATPPGSTVARMTPGGGFWVLFAVIGLIISDALVKIRLTPWLRVAALAAYTALLFAFLSSGLLDSLSIMKEFSTRAAQFETEAFSHLLLALGSLAIAIILGLPLGILCFWVPKLRAVVLQGLSLIQTIPSLALFGLLMLPLGYLATHVPLAAAIGIRGIGTAPALIALVLYSLLPIVANTVVGLQGVDPSVRDAAAGMGLTRRQILTGIDMPLAFPVILTGIRIVLVQAIGMVTIAALIGGGGFGIFIFQGLGQTAMDLVLLGAVPTVFLAFSSAVILDAVIDSIRGPAA; encoded by the coding sequence ATGGAAGAAAGCTCAACGGTCCGCAGGCTGGATCGGCTCGGCGTGGTTCTGGTGGCGGGCGGCATTGCGGCGACGGCTCTGATGCCCTTCATCTATGTCAAGGCGAACCGCATCGCTGCCGGCAAGCCGATGCTGCTGACACAGCTTCTCCCCCAGCCCTCCGTCATTGTCCTGACCGTTCTTCTTCTTCTCACCGCCATCGCCACGCTGTTCCTCGCCAATGCCCTGGCACGGCTTGCGATCGCAACCCTCAGCCTTGCCGCACTGATCGCTGCGATCGGCCTGGTCTCGACGGCGGCGACGCCGCCGGGCAGCACGGTGGCCCGGATGACGCCTGGCGGCGGTTTCTGGGTGCTGTTCGCGGTGATCGGGCTCATCATATCGGATGCGCTCGTCAAGATCCGGCTGACGCCCTGGTTGCGGGTGGCAGCGCTTGCCGCCTATACGGCGCTGCTCTTTGCTTTTCTTTCCTCCGGCCTGCTCGACAGCCTCTCGATCATGAAGGAATTCTCGACGCGGGCCGCACAGTTTGAGACCGAGGCATTTTCACACCTGCTGCTGGCGCTCGGCTCGCTTGCCATCGCCATCATTCTCGGCCTGCCGCTCGGCATCCTCTGCTTCTGGGTGCCGAAGCTGCGCGCCGTCGTGCTGCAGGGTTTGAGCCTCATCCAGACGATACCGAGCCTGGCGCTCTTCGGCCTGTTGATGCTGCCGCTCGGATATCTCGCCACGCATGTGCCGCTGGCGGCCGCTATCGGCATTCGCGGCATCGGCACGGCGCCGGCACTGATCGCGCTCGTGCTCTATTCCCTCCTGCCGATCGTGGCCAATACCGTCGTCGGCCTGCAGGGTGTCGATCCCTCCGTGCGCGATGCCGCGGCCGGCATGGGGCTGACGCGCCGGCAGATCCTCACCGGCATCGACATGCCGCTCGCCTTTCCGGTCATCCTCACCGGCATCCGCATCGTGCTGGTGCAGGCGATCGGCATGGTGACGATCGCCGCGCTGATCGGCGGCGGCGGCTTCGGCATCTTCATCTTCCAGGGGCTCGGCCAGACGGCGATGGACCTCGTCCTGCTCGGCGCCGTGCCGACCGTCTTCCTCGCCTTCTCATCGGCCGTCATCCTCGATGCGGTCATCGACAGCATTCGGGGACCCGCCGCATGA
- the osmF gene encoding glycine betaine ABC transporter substrate-binding protein OsmF, producing the protein MLKKLALAVSLSAFAAGAVQAADVVVSSKIDTEGTLLGNVIALALEANGIKTQDRIALGATPVVRKAITAGEIDIYPEYTGNAGFFFNKADDAAWKNNDQGYELAKKLDYDANKIVWLTPSPANNTWALAVRNDVAEPNKLTTMSDFGKWVAGGGTAKLAASSEFVNSAGALPAFQTTYGFQLKPDQMVVLSGGDTAATIKAAADQTNGVNTAMVYGTDGAIEAAELTVLEDDKGVQQVYAPTPIIREEVLKANPKIEEILSPIFKSLSADELRKLNAKIQVDGEPAKSVAEAYLKEKGFLK; encoded by the coding sequence ATGCTGAAGAAACTCGCACTTGCCGTTTCGCTTTCGGCCTTCGCAGCGGGCGCGGTTCAGGCCGCCGACGTCGTCGTCTCGTCGAAGATCGACACCGAAGGCACGCTGCTCGGCAACGTCATCGCACTGGCGCTCGAAGCAAACGGCATCAAGACGCAGGACCGCATCGCGCTTGGCGCCACACCCGTGGTGCGCAAGGCGATCACCGCAGGCGAAATCGATATCTACCCCGAATATACCGGCAATGCCGGCTTCTTCTTCAACAAAGCCGATGATGCCGCCTGGAAGAACAACGACCAGGGTTATGAGCTGGCGAAGAAGCTCGATTACGACGCCAACAAGATCGTGTGGCTGACGCCGTCGCCCGCCAACAACACCTGGGCGCTTGCCGTGCGCAACGACGTCGCCGAGCCGAACAAGCTCACGACCATGTCGGACTTCGGCAAGTGGGTGGCAGGCGGCGGTACCGCCAAGCTTGCCGCTTCCTCCGAATTCGTCAATTCGGCCGGTGCGCTTCCCGCCTTCCAGACAACCTACGGCTTCCAGCTGAAGCCTGACCAGATGGTCGTTCTCTCCGGCGGCGACACGGCGGCGACGATCAAGGCGGCCGCCGACCAGACGAATGGCGTCAACACCGCCATGGTCTACGGCACTGACGGCGCCATCGAAGCGGCCGAACTGACCGTTCTCGAGGACGACAAGGGCGTGCAGCAGGTCTATGCGCCGACCCCGATCATCCGCGAAGAGGTGCTGAAGGCCAATCCGAAGATCGAGGAAATCCTCTCGCCGATCTTCAAAAGCCTGAGCGCCGACGAATTGCGCAAGCTCAACGCCAAGATTCAGGTCGACGGCGAGCCGGCAAAGTCCGTCGCCGAGGCCTACCTCAAGGAAAAGGGCTTCCTGAAGTAA